Proteins from a single region of Pseudorasbora parva isolate DD20220531a chromosome 22, ASM2467924v1, whole genome shotgun sequence:
- the cant1b gene encoding soluble calcium-activated nucleotidase 1b isoform X1 yields MKGRRKVGSRDSMHSMRVPVHGDAMFSSVTSSVSDPRFRFRWRAITVATLVAVGILFFLHQSSTGSSEIRSERSWRSGRDVSGMMAAAESADSRYNDTYPLSSPEHTASGIRYRIGVIADLDTKSHSQKDNTWFSLLKRGHLLVSESGDSVSVEWDSDAVVLESHLSEKGRGMELSELVAFNGHLYTVDDRTGVVYRIEANRAVPWVILTDGDGSVSKGFKAEWMAVKDERLYVGGLGKEWTTISGEFVNNNPEWIKVVGFHGDVEHENWVPRYNALKKAADIKPPGYLIHESAVWSDRLQRWFFLPRRASSERYEESADERRGTNLILSCSSDFSQISVSRVGPLKPTLGFSSFKFIPDTDDQIIVALKSEEDAGQIATYITAFTLDGRILLPDTKIGDVKYEGLEFI; encoded by the exons ATGAAAGGCAGACGGAAAG TTGGGAGCCGCGACTCCATGCACTCCATGCGGGTTCCCGTTCATGGTGATGCCATGTTTTCCTCCGTCACCAGCTCCGTCTCCGACCCACGTTTCCGCTTCCGATGGCGGGCCATCACCGTGGCGACCCTTGTTGCCGTGGGCATCCTCTTCTTCCTGCACCAATCATCGACCGGATCCTCCGAGATCCGCTCCGAGCGTTCGTGGCGCTCCGGCCGGGATGTTTCCGGCATGATGGCGGCGGCTGAGTCGGCGGACTCGCGTTATAACGACACGTATCCGCTCAGTTCTCCGGAACACACGGCCAGCGGGATCCGGTACCGGATCGGAGTGATCGCAGATCTGGACACCAAATCGCACAGCCAAAAGGACAACACATGGTTCAGCTTACTGAAGCGAGGCCACCTGCTGGTGTCTGAAAGTGGGGACAGCGTGTCCGTGGAGTGGGATTCGGACGCCGTGGTCCTGGAAAGTCATCTGTCGGAGAAGGGCCGCGGCATGGAGCTGTCTGAGCTGGTGGCGTTTAACGGGCATTTGTACACCGTGGATGACCGCACCGGTGTGGTGTACCGGATAGAGGCCAACAGAGCCGTGCCGTGGGTCATTCTGACGGACGGAGATGGCAGCGTGTCTAAAG GTTTTAAAGCCGAGTGGATGGCTGTGAAGGACGAGCGTCTGTATGTCGGCGGGCTGGGGAAGGAATGGACGACCATCAGCGGAGAGTTCGTCAATAATAACCCCGAGTGGATTAAAGTGGTCGGTTTTCATGGGGACGTGGAGCACGAGAACTGGGTGCCGCGTTACAACGCGCTGAAGAAAGCAGCAGATATTAAGCCACCAG GCTATCTCATCCACGAGTCGGCCGTGTGGAGCGACCGTCTCCAGCGCTGGTTTTTCCTGCCACGTCGCGCGAGCTCCGAACGCTACGAGGAATCGGCAGATGAACGGCGCGGCACGAACCTCATTCTGAGCTGCTCGTCCGACTTTAGCCAGATCTCTGTGTCTCGAGTCGGCCCGCTGAAGCCCACACTAGGCTTCTCATCCTTTAAGTTCATCCCAGACACGGACGATCAGATTATAGTCGCGCTGAAATCGGAGGAGGACGCGGGGCAGATCGCCACCTACATTACGGCCTTCACACTGGATGGGCGGATCCTGCTGCCGGATACCAAGATTGGAGACGTCAAATATGAAGGTCTGGAGTTCATATAG
- the cant1b gene encoding soluble calcium-activated nucleotidase 1b isoform X2 — translation MHSMRVPVHGDAMFSSVTSSVSDPRFRFRWRAITVATLVAVGILFFLHQSSTGSSEIRSERSWRSGRDVSGMMAAAESADSRYNDTYPLSSPEHTASGIRYRIGVIADLDTKSHSQKDNTWFSLLKRGHLLVSESGDSVSVEWDSDAVVLESHLSEKGRGMELSELVAFNGHLYTVDDRTGVVYRIEANRAVPWVILTDGDGSVSKGFKAEWMAVKDERLYVGGLGKEWTTISGEFVNNNPEWIKVVGFHGDVEHENWVPRYNALKKAADIKPPGYLIHESAVWSDRLQRWFFLPRRASSERYEESADERRGTNLILSCSSDFSQISVSRVGPLKPTLGFSSFKFIPDTDDQIIVALKSEEDAGQIATYITAFTLDGRILLPDTKIGDVKYEGLEFI, via the exons ATGCACTCCATGCGGGTTCCCGTTCATGGTGATGCCATGTTTTCCTCCGTCACCAGCTCCGTCTCCGACCCACGTTTCCGCTTCCGATGGCGGGCCATCACCGTGGCGACCCTTGTTGCCGTGGGCATCCTCTTCTTCCTGCACCAATCATCGACCGGATCCTCCGAGATCCGCTCCGAGCGTTCGTGGCGCTCCGGCCGGGATGTTTCCGGCATGATGGCGGCGGCTGAGTCGGCGGACTCGCGTTATAACGACACGTATCCGCTCAGTTCTCCGGAACACACGGCCAGCGGGATCCGGTACCGGATCGGAGTGATCGCAGATCTGGACACCAAATCGCACAGCCAAAAGGACAACACATGGTTCAGCTTACTGAAGCGAGGCCACCTGCTGGTGTCTGAAAGTGGGGACAGCGTGTCCGTGGAGTGGGATTCGGACGCCGTGGTCCTGGAAAGTCATCTGTCGGAGAAGGGCCGCGGCATGGAGCTGTCTGAGCTGGTGGCGTTTAACGGGCATTTGTACACCGTGGATGACCGCACCGGTGTGGTGTACCGGATAGAGGCCAACAGAGCCGTGCCGTGGGTCATTCTGACGGACGGAGATGGCAGCGTGTCTAAAG GTTTTAAAGCCGAGTGGATGGCTGTGAAGGACGAGCGTCTGTATGTCGGCGGGCTGGGGAAGGAATGGACGACCATCAGCGGAGAGTTCGTCAATAATAACCCCGAGTGGATTAAAGTGGTCGGTTTTCATGGGGACGTGGAGCACGAGAACTGGGTGCCGCGTTACAACGCGCTGAAGAAAGCAGCAGATATTAAGCCACCAG GCTATCTCATCCACGAGTCGGCCGTGTGGAGCGACCGTCTCCAGCGCTGGTTTTTCCTGCCACGTCGCGCGAGCTCCGAACGCTACGAGGAATCGGCAGATGAACGGCGCGGCACGAACCTCATTCTGAGCTGCTCGTCCGACTTTAGCCAGATCTCTGTGTCTCGAGTCGGCCCGCTGAAGCCCACACTAGGCTTCTCATCCTTTAAGTTCATCCCAGACACGGACGATCAGATTATAGTCGCGCTGAAATCGGAGGAGGACGCGGGGCAGATCGCCACCTACATTACGGCCTTCACACTGGATGGGCGGATCCTGCTGCCGGATACCAAGATTGGAGACGTCAAATATGAAGGTCTGGAGTTCATATAG